The genome window CCCAACAGCGCGGCGGCGCCGTCGTCCTTCGCTGGGTCGTCAACTCTCAAGAACGCGATCAACAGTTTGCCCAGGCCGCCAAAAAAGCGTTCGAAGCCCGCAATCCCGGCATCCGAATCGAGTTCGTCAAGACCAACGAAGGCCGCAAGGTCGATACCATGATTGCCGGAGGCGACGCGCCGGATATCCTTAGCGTTGGCATGGAGCGCGCGCCCTACTATGCGGCCGCAGGCGCCCTGCGCGATCTGAACGACCTCATGACAGACGCCGACCGCGAGGCGCTGAAGGCCGCCTTTCCTGTTACCGTACAGGCCTTTCGCCAGGGCAAAGTCCAATATGCGCTGCCGTGGGGCTATGTGCCGTTTGTGCTGTTCTACAACAAAAACCTGTTCGACCGCTTCGGCATCCCCTACCCATCGGACGATTGGACCTGGGACGATTATCGCAAGGCTGCCCAAAGTCTCACTCGCGATCTGGACGGCGACGGCATCACAGACCTCTTCGGCGCCAGCTTCGCCCAATGGCAAGAGGGCTACTACTGCTGGGTCTATCAGAACGGCGGCGCGGTCATCGAGGGCGGCGAGCCGAGTTTCGATGCGCCCAAAGTCGTGCAGGCGGTCCAGTTTCTGCACGCCATGACCCGCGAAGACCGCACCCTCCCGACCGATGTCAACCGACCCAAAACGACCGGCGTCAGCCTGTTCGAATCGGGACGGCTGGCCATGAACGGCCCGACCGGCTCCTTTTACATCCCCACCTACCGCACCTACGACAAGATCGATTGGGACATCGCCTCCGTGCCTCGCGGGCCGGGCGGGCGCGGCACGATGGTCGCGCCGATCGGTTTTGGCGTATCGGCGCAGTCCAAGCATCCGCGCGAGGCGTTCTTGCTCGTCAAGTTCCTCTGCAGCGTCCAAGGGCAGCGAATCTTGGCCGACTCGGGACTGTTCGTGCCTTGCCGACGAGAGGTCGCGCTGTCCCGCGAGTTTCTGAACTCGCCCGGCCTGCCGCAGAACAAATACGCCCTCGTCGCCATGATGGACGATCGGGACGGACGCCAGCCTTGGGGCTTGCTGCCGCCATGGATGGGCGAAAGCTGGGGCGATGTGAACGAGATCCTGAACGAGAAGCTCGGCTCGTTCCTATTCGGCATCCCCAAGCCCGGACTAACGGCGCAGACGGTCTGCGACTCGATCCAAGCCGAAG of Armatimonadota bacterium contains these proteins:
- a CDS encoding extracellular solute-binding protein, which encodes MKSSVWLPVSLVLLILLWAWLERSPQQRGGAVVLRWVVNSQERDQQFAQAAKKAFEARNPGIRIEFVKTNEGRKVDTMIAGGDAPDILSVGMERAPYYAAAGALRDLNDLMTDADREALKAAFPVTVQAFRQGKVQYALPWGYVPFVLFYNKNLFDRFGIPYPSDDWTWDDYRKAAQSLTRDLDGDGITDLFGASFAQWQEGYYCWVYQNGGAVIEGGEPSFDAPKVVQAVQFLHAMTREDRTLPTDVNRPKTTGVSLFESGRLAMNGPTGSFYIPTYRTYDKIDWDIASVPRGPGGRGTMVAPIGFGVSAQSKHPREAFLLVKFLCSVQGQRILADSGLFVPCRREVALSREFLNSPGLPQNKYALVAMMDDRDGRQPWGLLPPWMGESWGDVNEILNEKLGSFLFGIPKPGLTAQTVCDSIQAEAVRIVQEDRRKRQGAPTPWTTLVGLCVLIAVPTLATLAVLSVKRRQRDQAWGLVAISPWLIGFLVFGAGPILFSLALSFMRWNSLAPADAAQWIGAENYQRLLAGQDELFGKSLRATFYYAALSVPLHLVVGLALALLMNAKVRGIRAFRTIYYLPAVVPAVASAVLFAWIFRQQGILNYVLGGFGAVPFVQMPDWLSDPGWAVPAMVLMGLWGAGGGMMIYLAGLKNIPTHLYEAAEMDGAGVWSRFRAVTLPMLSPVLFFNLVMGIIGALQAFTTPFVLFGGSAGPDNAALLYSFYLYRKAFEQFQVGYGSALAWLMFLMILVLTALVFRSSALWVYYEGKR